In one Carassius carassius chromosome 12, fCarCar2.1, whole genome shotgun sequence genomic region, the following are encoded:
- the LOC132154954 gene encoding plasmalemma vesicle-associated protein-like isoform X1, translating into MYNSSYSQASFGLAAKKMRKSKGKSCGYYMKIVFFFSSLIQSLIIASLVLFLVYGQPDHKVEEKRLQELDQSVSKLTMENFILRGKEKNLTKVLNVTLTAKLINDKALAELRKLANISSMTIRNMQTTNSRYEMEKRMTASRGCPPTFCPDPNDNNRRLQSMLEQSGEMLKLVKTNFTQMLAFSKAELDNSNKEKDGYHLEAIRLRRDKALLEEELLLYQDKCKNDLVSSLKGIPDVTKEFLKRIDDLFSKHISFQLTCDKQKNQLEDIRENCSSLSREVENKLQSYLDIVGNQYTKINGENAKYMTENKRLKEDATWCNQNRSAMNRENRKTLEQLQLKNDKDSEKLLLENRRLKGDNNLKENLLSVKEKEIKMLTNTIETLNTSLVNCKPQMRTNPFMNNYGFPNIPHTGGTGLSSTGLSKPNMPWPGTGSTGPAFSSPNGVGSIPRWGSTGSGVTGSLNTAVGATGTISGGLGSTGFGHAGSSTAFGNIGQSGAGMTAFSSTGSSGVGMGKPVIGGTGVGSVGFNTPGFGGTRTPVGGSEISQAQINLHLKELHRYLVPNN; encoded by the exons ATGTACAACAGTAGTTACTCTCAGGCCAGCTTTGGCTTGGCTGCTAAGAAGATGCGTAAATCGAAAGGCAAGAGCTGTGGTTATTACATGAAGATTGTCTTCTTTTTCTCCTCACTCATCCAGTCTCTGATTATTGCGAGTCTAGTACTCTTTCTGGTGTACGGACAGCCCGATCACAAGGTGGAGGAAAAGAGGCTGCAAGAGTTGGACCAAAGTGTTAGCAAACTAACGATGGAAAATTTCATTCTCCGTGGGAAGGAAAAGAACCTCACCAAAGTTCTGAACGTCACTCTCACTGCAAAGCTGATCAATGACAAAGCTCTGGCTGAATTACGCAAACTGGCGAACATCTCATCTATGACAATAAGGAACATGCAAACAACAAAT TCACGATATGAGATGGAAAAAAGAATGACAGCATCTCGTGGATGCCCTCCTACATTTTGTCCAGATCCAAATG acaacaaCAGACGTTTGCAAAGTATGCTTGAGCAGTCAGGAGAAATGCTGAAGCTGGTTAAAACAAACTTTACTCAGATGTTGGCGTTTAGTAAAGCTGAGTTGGACAACTCCAACAAAGAAAAGGATGGGTATCACTTGGAAGCAATTAGACTAAGGCGAGACAAGGCTCTCCTTGAAGAAGAGCTCCTCTTGTACCAAGATAAGTGCAAAAATGATCTTGTCAGTTCTTTAAAAGGAATCCCCGATGTCACTAAAGAATTCCTCAAAAGGATCGATGACCTCTTCTCAAAACACATTTCTTTCCAACTAACAtgtgataaacaaaaaaatcagcTTGAAGACATTCGGGAAAACTGCAGCAGTCTTTCAAGAGAAGTTGAGAACAAGCTCCAGTCATATCTGGACATAGTGGGAAACCAGTACACAAAAATTAATGGGGAAAATGCCAAATATATGACAGAGAACAAACGCCTGAAAGAGGACGCCACTTGGTGCAATCAGAATCGCAGTGCCATGAATCGTGAGAATCGCAAAACTCTTGAGCAACTTCAGCTCAAGAATGACAAAGACAGTGAAAAACTTCTGCTAGAGAATAGAAGGCTTAAAGGAGATAACAACCTGAAAGAAAACCTTCTCTcagtgaaagaaaaagaaattaaaatgctCACAAACACCATTGAAACTCTCAATACTTCACTTGTCAACTGTAAG CCACAAATGCGAACTAACCCATTCATGAACAACTACGGTTTTCCAAACATACCTCATACTGGTGGAACCGGTCTGAGTTCAACAGGACTGAGCAAACCAAACATGCCATGGCCCGGGACCGGCTCCACTGGGCCAGCATTTTCCAGTCCTAATGGTGTAGGATCCATCCCAAGATGGGGCAGCACAGGATCAGGTGTGACAGGATCTTTAAATACAGCTGTAGGGGCAACAGGGACCATTTCAGGTGGACTGGGGAGCACGGGATTTGGCCATGCTGGATCAAGCACTGCATTTGGCAATATAGGTCAAAGTGGAGCAGGGATGACAGCCTTCAGCAGTACAGGATCAAGTGGAGTAGGGATGGGAAAACCAGTGATTGGAGGTACAGGTGTTGGCTCAGTTGGGTTTAACACACCTGGATTTGGAGGAACAAGAACACCAGTTGGTGGGAGTGAAATAAGCCAAG CACAGATAAATCTCCATTTGAAGGAGCTGCATCGTTATTTAGTCCCAAATAATTGA
- the LOC132154954 gene encoding keratin, type I cytoskeletal 10-like isoform X2, protein MMFLAACTMTGSSVMIFYSGLPKSYNYQSLIIASLVLFLVYGQPDHKVEEKRLQELDQSVSKLTMENFILRGKEKNLTKVLNVTLTAKLINDKALAELRKLANISSMTIRNMQTTNSRYEMEKRMTASRGCPPTFCPDPNDNNRRLQSMLEQSGEMLKLVKTNFTQMLAFSKAELDNSNKEKDGYHLEAIRLRRDKALLEEELLLYQDKCKNDLVSSLKGIPDVTKEFLKRIDDLFSKHISFQLTCDKQKNQLEDIRENCSSLSREVENKLQSYLDIVGNQYTKINGENAKYMTENKRLKEDATWCNQNRSAMNRENRKTLEQLQLKNDKDSEKLLLENRRLKGDNNLKENLLSVKEKEIKMLTNTIETLNTSLVNCKPQMRTNPFMNNYGFPNIPHTGGTGLSSTGLSKPNMPWPGTGSTGPAFSSPNGVGSIPRWGSTGSGVTGSLNTAVGATGTISGGLGSTGFGHAGSSTAFGNIGQSGAGMTAFSSTGSSGVGMGKPVIGGTGVGSVGFNTPGFGGTRTPVGGSEISQAQINLHLKELHRYLVPNN, encoded by the exons TCTCTGATTATTGCGAGTCTAGTACTCTTTCTGGTGTACGGACAGCCCGATCACAAGGTGGAGGAAAAGAGGCTGCAAGAGTTGGACCAAAGTGTTAGCAAACTAACGATGGAAAATTTCATTCTCCGTGGGAAGGAAAAGAACCTCACCAAAGTTCTGAACGTCACTCTCACTGCAAAGCTGATCAATGACAAAGCTCTGGCTGAATTACGCAAACTGGCGAACATCTCATCTATGACAATAAGGAACATGCAAACAACAAAT TCACGATATGAGATGGAAAAAAGAATGACAGCATCTCGTGGATGCCCTCCTACATTTTGTCCAGATCCAAATG acaacaaCAGACGTTTGCAAAGTATGCTTGAGCAGTCAGGAGAAATGCTGAAGCTGGTTAAAACAAACTTTACTCAGATGTTGGCGTTTAGTAAAGCTGAGTTGGACAACTCCAACAAAGAAAAGGATGGGTATCACTTGGAAGCAATTAGACTAAGGCGAGACAAGGCTCTCCTTGAAGAAGAGCTCCTCTTGTACCAAGATAAGTGCAAAAATGATCTTGTCAGTTCTTTAAAAGGAATCCCCGATGTCACTAAAGAATTCCTCAAAAGGATCGATGACCTCTTCTCAAAACACATTTCTTTCCAACTAACAtgtgataaacaaaaaaatcagcTTGAAGACATTCGGGAAAACTGCAGCAGTCTTTCAAGAGAAGTTGAGAACAAGCTCCAGTCATATCTGGACATAGTGGGAAACCAGTACACAAAAATTAATGGGGAAAATGCCAAATATATGACAGAGAACAAACGCCTGAAAGAGGACGCCACTTGGTGCAATCAGAATCGCAGTGCCATGAATCGTGAGAATCGCAAAACTCTTGAGCAACTTCAGCTCAAGAATGACAAAGACAGTGAAAAACTTCTGCTAGAGAATAGAAGGCTTAAAGGAGATAACAACCTGAAAGAAAACCTTCTCTcagtgaaagaaaaagaaattaaaatgctCACAAACACCATTGAAACTCTCAATACTTCACTTGTCAACTGTAAG CCACAAATGCGAACTAACCCATTCATGAACAACTACGGTTTTCCAAACATACCTCATACTGGTGGAACCGGTCTGAGTTCAACAGGACTGAGCAAACCAAACATGCCATGGCCCGGGACCGGCTCCACTGGGCCAGCATTTTCCAGTCCTAATGGTGTAGGATCCATCCCAAGATGGGGCAGCACAGGATCAGGTGTGACAGGATCTTTAAATACAGCTGTAGGGGCAACAGGGACCATTTCAGGTGGACTGGGGAGCACGGGATTTGGCCATGCTGGATCAAGCACTGCATTTGGCAATATAGGTCAAAGTGGAGCAGGGATGACAGCCTTCAGCAGTACAGGATCAAGTGGAGTAGGGATGGGAAAACCAGTGATTGGAGGTACAGGTGTTGGCTCAGTTGGGTTTAACACACCTGGATTTGGAGGAACAAGAACACCAGTTGGTGGGAGTGAAATAAGCCAAG CACAGATAAATCTCCATTTGAAGGAGCTGCATCGTTATTTAGTCCCAAATAATTGA